A region of the Amycolatopsis sp. cg13 genome:
TCGTACAACGGAAGCCGCTTGTCCATGATCTTGCAGAAGTCGAGGACCTTCTCGGCCCAGTCCTCCGGCAGATCCTGCGCGAGCCCGCCGGGCCGGATGAACGCGTGGTTCATCCGCAGCCCGGTCAGGTACTCCAGCAGGTGCATGGCTTCTTCGCGCTCGCGGAAGCCGAGCGTCATCGCGGTGGTGGCGCCGAGGTCCATGCCGCCGGTCGCGATGAACACCAGGTGCGAGGTGATCCGGTTGAGTTCGAGGAGCAGCACCCGCAGGATCTCCGCGCGCGGCGGAGCCTTGATGCCGAGCAGCTTCTCGACGGCGAGGCAGTAGGCCATCTCGTTCGACAGCGGGGCGAGGTAGTCCGCGCGCGTCACGAAGGTGACGCCCTGGGTCCAGTTGCGGAACTCCGCGCTCTTCTCGATGCCGGTGTGCAGGTAGCCGACCACGGCGCGCAATTGCGTGACCGTCTCGCCTTCCAGCTCCAGCACGAGCCGGAGCACGCCGTGCGTGGACGGGTGCTGCGGGCCCATGTTGATGACCATGCGGTCGTCGTGCTGGGCGTCGCCGAGAACTTCATCCCAGTCTCCGCCGGAGACGTGGTAGACGGGGCCTTCGGTGGTGTCCCGGACTTCCGCGTACTCGGCTTCCGTCGTTTCGTCGTTGATGGTCACGAGTACGACCTCCGCTGGTCCGGCGGCGGGATTTCCGCGCCCTTGTATTCGACCGGGATCCCGCCGAGCGGGTAGTCCTTGCGCTGGGGGAAGCCGTCCCAGTCGTCTGGCATGAAGATGCGGGTCAGCCCGGGGTGGCCGTCGAAGACGATGCCGAACATGTCGTAGGCCTCGCGCTCGTGCCAGTCCGCCGTCGCGTAGACCGGGACCAGGGACGGGACGTGCAGGTTGTCCATGTCCATGGTGATCTCGAGCCGGATCCGGCGGCGGTAGGTCATCGACAGGAAGTCGTAGACCGTGTGCATCCGCTGCGGAACATCGACGCCGTAGTCGACGCCGGTGACCGCCAGCAGCATTTCGAACCGCAGGCCCGGGTCGTTGCGCAGCACCTTGGCGATGTCGACGAGGTGCTCGCGGCTGACGTAGAAGGTGATCTCGCCGCGGTCAACCGTGGTCTGGAGGACCGCCGACGGCGGGATCTTGTTGTCCGCCAAGGCCGCCATGAACTCGTCGGCGAACTCGTCGAACCAGCCGCCGTACGGACGCTCCGCGGGCGGCGGGCTGTACGCGGGCAGCCGCAAGCCGCCGTAACCGGAGGTGTCCCCGCTGCCGCGGACACCGAACATGCCCTTGCGCTCGCGACCGGCGACGACCGGTTCGGCCGCTCCCGGGCCGTGTGCTTCGAGTCCGGCTTCGGGCCGCTCCGCGCTGGACTGCGGGCCGCCGGTTTCGGGAGTCTCTTCGGGGTTCTCAGGCACCGGTGCTCACTTCTTCGCGTACTTGATCGAGGACGGGATCAGCTCGGTACGGGCCCCGCTGGCCGCGCGGATCGCGGCGCGGCGGGCGTTGATCGGCTCGTCCTGGATCTTGGCGTGCAGCTTGAGGATCGCGTCGAGCAGCATCTCCGGCCGCGGCGGGCAGCCCGGCAGGTACATGTCGACCGGCACGATGTGGTCGACGCCCTGCACGACGGCGTAGTTGTTGAACATCCCGCCGGACGAGGCGCAGACGCCCATGGAGAGGACCCACTTGGGCTCGGCCATCTGGTCGTAGATCTGGCGCAGCACCGGGGCCATCTTCTGAGTGACCCGGCCGGCCACGATCATCAAGTCGGCCTGGCGCGGGGTCGCGGAGAACCGCTCCATGCCGAAGCGCGCGATGTCGTAGCGCGAACCGCCGACCGACATCATCTCGAACGCGCAGCAGGCGAGCCCGAAGGTCGCCGGCCACAGCGAGTTCTTGCGTGCCCAGTTGACCAGTCCCTCGAGGCTGGCCAGCAGGATGCCGTTGGGGAGTTTTTCTTCCAGGCCCATGGGTTCAGTTCCAATCCAGGCCGCCGCGCCGCCACACGTAGGCGTACGCGAACCCGACCGTCACGATGAACAGCACGATCTCCACCAGGCCGAAGACACCGAGTGCGTTGGCGTTCACCGCGAACGGGTAGAGGAACACCATCTCGATGTCGAACAGGATGAAGAGCATGGCCGTGATGTAGTAGGCCACCGGCATCCGGCCGCCGCCGACGAGCGGCTGCGGCGACGGTTCGATGCCGCACTCGTACGCCGCGGTCTTCGCGCGGTTGTACCGCTTCGGCCCGACGAGCGGCCCCAGCAGAACGGAGAACACGGCGAACCCCGCCGCGAGCACGAAAAGCAGAACGAGCGGCAGATACACGTTGAGTCCGGGCGCCGCCGGTCCGGGATCGGCCTGCGCCAGCACGGGCACCATCAGCACGGGGTCTTCGCCATCCTTTCCGCGCCGCTGCGGGTTGTTCTCGGGTGGTGGTCCGAGTCCTCGGTTGCGCACCCTAAGGGAGCTGGGTCACACCGCCGAGGGTCAGGGCGCCCTTACGGCCCGTGTCCGGCCCACCGTCTGCTTGTGAAATAGTTCACAAGCGACGAGTCGCGGTTGTGAAGCGATTCACAAAGCATGGGGGGAGTGTAGGACGTGAGTCACACTCTTGTCCCGAGGGGTTGCGGACTAAGGCCGCCCTTACTTGACCGGCCGGTTTCCCAGGCCCACCCCGCCCCGCAATGGCGAGACCAGCGGTAAAGGCCTCTTCAAGAACCGCGCCGAGACTCCCGGCCGACTCGATCTTGTGACGTATCACACTGACCGGCCGGACAACCGATTGCTCCAGCCGGGTAATGCTCCGGTCCCGGAACGCCTGTGCCGCCCCGAAACCCGGTCCCCGAACGCCCCGTCACGCCCGGCCCCAAGCGCCCCAATGTGGCATTGGGTGCATGTCACGCACCCAATGTGGCGTTCGGTGCGTCTGACGCACCCAATGCCACATTGGGGGTTTCTCAGTAGCGCGGGGGCGGCGGTTCGTTCCGGCGGAAGTTCGTGAGGGGAACCCTCACGTACCTCGGCAGCGCGCGCCAGGCTGAGGTCAGCGCGGGCTGGGGGTGGCGCGGGCGAGAGCCGCGATCAGCCGGTCCACTCCGTCGCCGCCGCGGGCGTCATAGCAGCCGGAAAGTCCCTTGTACACCAAGGGAAGAAGCTTGTTGACCCGCAACCCGTACTTGGTGGCCGCGTGCATGATCTTCGGCTTCCCGATCAGCTTCGCGAACACGTTCCCGAGCCGGTAGTACCCGCCCATCAGCTCGCCGACAGCACGCGGGTACCCCTCCAGCGCGCGTTCCCGCGACGGGCCTTCCGGCCGGGCCAGCGCCTGTACGACAGCCTCGGCCGCGAGCTGCGCCGACTCCATCGCCGCGGAAATGCCCTCGCCGTTGAACGGACTCACCATGCCCCCGGCGTCGCCGAGCAACAGCAGCCCGTCGCGGTAATGCGGAGTCCGATTGAACCCCATCGGCAACCCAGCCCCACCGACCTTGCCGATGGCGTTTTCCTCGCGATAACCCCATTCCTCAGGCGTCCCGTCAAGCCACTGCCGCAGCAGCGCGCGATAGTCGGTGTTCCGGAAGGACGCCGAAGTCGACAGCATCCCCAGCCCGACGTTGACCGTCCCATCGCCCAGCGGGAACGCCCACCCATACCCAGGCAGCAGCTTCGGATCCCGAGGATCAGACCGATCCCACAGCTCAAGATGCCCCTCGATGAACGGATCATCATGCTTGGGGCTCTTGTAGTACCGCCGAACAGCGACCCCCATCGGCCGCTTCTCGTTCTTGTCAATCCCGACACTCAACGCAAGCCGAGCCGACACCCCGTCGCAGGCAAGCACCAACGGCGCCCGATAACTAACGGGAGTCTTCTCCGGCCCGACCTTCGCCTCAACACCGACAACCCGGCCGGAAGCATTGGTGATCGCCCCGGTGACCGTGGTCCGCTCATACAACCGAGCCCCAGCCTTCACCGCGGTCTTCGCGAGCAGGTCGTCGAAGTCGTGCCGAGTCCGAGACACCCCGTACGGCGGGTAGTCAGTGAGGTCCGGCCAGTCGAACTCGAGCGTCAGATCCCCGGTGAGAATCCGCAGCCCCCGACTCCGCACCCAGCCCGCTTCCTCGCTGGTGTCGAGGCCGAGGTCGATCAGCTGCTTCACGCCGCGCGGGGTGAGACCGTCGCCGCACACCTTCTCGCGCGGAAAGACGGTTTTCTCCAGCAGCAGTACGTCCACGCCCGCCCGGGCGAGATAGGTGGCCACGGTCGAACCAGCCGGTCCAGCCCCGACCACGATCACTTCGGCGTCGTGGTCTGGGCTGCGGCGGCGCGAGGTCGTCATACCGCGAGTTTAGGCAGGCTTGCGCGCGCGGTGGATCGCGACGACGCCGAATGTGAGGTTCAGCCACTCGACCTCGGTCCATCCCGCACTCGCGATGATCTCCCCGAGCCCGCGCTGATCGGGCCAGGCAAGCATCGATTCGGCCAGGTAGGAGTAGGCCTCGGGGTTCGTCGAGGACCGGCTGCCGACCCAGGTGAGCAGCTTGAGGATGAACCGCCGGTAGATGAACCGGATGGGAGCGAAGGAAGGCGTTGAGACCTCGCAGATCACCAGCCGGCCGCCCGGTTTGACCACGCGCAGGATCTCCGCGAGCGCGCCCTTGGTGTCGACGAAGTTCCGCAGCGCGAGCGAGATCGTGACGGCGTCGAAGCTGTCGTCGGCGAACGGGAGGCACATCGCGTCCGCGGCGACCATCGGCACGTTCCGGTGCAGGCCAGCCTTGAGCATCCCGACGGAGAAGTCGGCGGCGAGGCACCAGGCGCCGCCGCGCGCGTACTCGACGGTGGACACCCCGGTGCCCGCCGCCAGGTCGAGCACCTTCTCGCCCGGTTTGGCGTCCAGCACGCGCGCCGTGGTGGTGCGCCAGCGCCTGTCGAACCCAAACGTCATGAACGAGTTCGCCCGGTCGTAACCGGACGCGACGCCGTCGAACATCGCGGCGACTTCGTGCGGATCCTTGTCCAGGCTCGCTCGGGGCATGGGTCCGAGATTAGTCCGTCCGTGCCGCGCGGTCGCGCGGGAGCAGGACGCTGGCGGCGATCAGCCAGGCGAGCCCGCCGAACCGGCCGACCGGGATCAGCGGATACAGCGCCGGAGTCAGCAGCGACAGCGAGGCAAGCACGGCCGCCGCGGCGACCACCAGCCCAGCGATCGACAGCCAGCGCGGCAAGAGGTTCAGGAACAAGGCGGGCACCGCGATCCCAGCGATCAGCAACGCCAGCGGCACCACGAACCCCGGCCCGCCGGACGCGAACGCGAGGCTGGTCAACGCCCTCGCCACTGCGGGTGTGTCACTGGCCTGCGCGGCGGTCCAGGTGATCAGCCCGCTCATCGCGAGCGCGGCCGCGGACAGCACGCCACCGGTGAGTCCGATCACCGCGCCCGGTGCCGCGACCCCGAGCCGCCGCTGTCGGCGATAGGCCGTCGCAGCCCACACCGCGAGCGGAACCGACGCGCCGAACACCGCGAACGCGAGTAACTGCACGACGCCCTGGTTGCCGCCGATATACGCCGCGACCTCCGCCGCGCTGGAATCCGGCCGCGTCCCCGCCGCCCCGAGGACCGCCGACGCGACGGTCAGTACCCCGAACGCCAGCGCCGGTGCCAATAGCGGCGGGCCGCCCTGCTGTCTGGTCATGGTCGTCATGGCAAACCTCCAGGTCAATTAGTTTCACCACTGTAACGATTACACTGGTGTAATGGATTGTCAAGCGATACGGTTCAGGGCATGCAAGGACCCCCGACGTTCGGCAGCGCCTTCCTGCTGGCCCAGCTGGGCGCACACGCGACCCAGCGCTTCGCCGAGCGCGTCGCGGACCTGGGCCTGACGCCGCCCCAGACCGGACTGCTCCGGGCGATCGCGCGCCGCCCCGGCGAGAGCCAGCAGGTGCTGGCCGCCGAACTGGGCACGCCACCCACCCGGCTGGTCGCACTGGTCGACGGCCTGGAGCAGCAGGGCCTGATCGAACGCCGTCGCAACCCGCAAGACCGTCGCCTTTACGCGGTTTTCCTCAGCGACAAAGGCCAAGAAACGATGGCCGCGCTGGCGAAAGCCGCTGCGGCGCATGAAGACGAGATGATGGCGGCACTGTCCACAGAGGAACGTTCAGTGCTGCGCGGACTGCTCGGCCGAGTCGCCGAGGACTGCGGACTCACCCCCGGCATCCACCCCGGCTACCGCGGCTAGTTGTCAGCCCAGCGCGGCGAGCATTCCGCGGACTGAGTTCGGCCACGCGAATTCCTCGGCTCGCGCTCTGGCGGCCGCGCGCCGAAGCTCCTCTGGACTGTCCAGCAACCCGGTCACCGCACTGGCAAAAGCGGGCGCGTAGTCATCCACCGCCGCCCCGCACCCGGGCCGCACGATCTCCCGCAGCGCCGAGGACGCCGAAACCACCACCGGCGTACCGGAAGCAAGCGCCTCCAAAGCCGCCAACCCGAACGTCTCGTGCGGCCCCGGAGCCAGCGAAACATCCGCACTGGCCAGCAACCGAGCCACATCGCCGCGTCCAGCCAAGAAGCCGAGGAACGTCACCGGCAAGCCCCTGGCCCGCCGTTCCAACGCCCGCCGCCGAGGCCCGTCCCCCGCGATCACCAACCGCACCCGTGCCCCGGACTCAGTCAGCTCAGCGACCGTATCCACGCTCCGCTCAACGTGTTTCTCCGGCGACAACCGACCACAATGGACAATCAACGCGTCAGCGCCACCGGCCAACGCCGTCCGCCATCCCGAATCCCGCATCGACGGCGCGAAGGTAGCCAGATCCACCCCCAACGGCACCCGCCGGACGTTAGGCGCGGCGATCCGTTCGAACTCCGCGTGCGCGAAGGCAGTAGTGCAAACCACCGTGTCGTACGAGGCCGCCATCCGCCGATTCGCGACATCCGCGACGTGCCGAGCCATCGCCCCCGGCAAGAGAAACTGCTCCAGCAACCGGTCCAGCCGCTCGTGCGAGATCACCATGCTGGGCACGCCATTCCGCCGAGCCCAGACGCCCATCCCCCGCAACGTCAGCCGGTCCGACACCTCCAGCCGGTCCGGCTCAAGCCGCCGCAACACCGCCCGGACCCGCTGCGGGTCGACCGCGCGATAGCCGCCGGTGCCGGGAATCTGCAAGGCGGGCAACGAATACCGGCACACCCCGGTCGGCAGGCTTTCCACCGCGTACCGCCGCCCCGGCACGACCAGCGTCACCCGATGCCCGCTGGCGACGTACCCCGCGCCGAGGTGATTCAGCGCGGTCCGCAACCCGCCGGACCGCGGTCCGTAGAAGTTCGCCAGCTGGACGATGTGCATGGCTCAAGCCGCACGCGCGACTCGGCCCTGTACCGCTTCGTAGTGCCCGACCAGCTCCCGGCACACCGCGGGCCACGTCCGGCCCAGCACCACTTTCCGCGCCTTCTCGCCGAGCCGCGCCCGCAATGCCGCGTCCCGCAGGTCGTCGACCTTGGACACCAGCGCCGGGCCGAACGACTCGCGATCAGCGGGCAGCAGATACCCGGTCCGGCCAGGCAACACCAGATCCTTCGGCCCGCCCGCGTCCGGCGCGAGCACCGGCAGCCCGGACGCCATCGCTTCCTGCACCGCCTGACAGAACGTCTCGTGCGGCCCGGTGTGCACGAAGACGTCGAGGCTCGCGTACGCGACCGACAGCTCGTCGCCGTATTTCGCACCAAGGAAAGCCGCGCCAGGCAACCGTTCCCTCAGCGCAGGCAGCTCCGGTCCGTCGCCGATCACGACCACGCGCACCCCCGGCATCCCGGCCAGCACGGTCAGCCGGTCGACCTCCTTCTCCGGAGCGAGCCGTCCGACGAAGCCGACCAGCAGCTCGCCATTCGGCGCGAGTTCCGCGCGCAGCGCCGGGTCCGCGTGCACCGGGGAAAACCGGCTGATGTCCACGCCGCGCGCCCAGCGATGCACGCGCGGAACGCCGTGCAGCTTCAGCTGTTCGATCGAGTCCGAGGACGGCGCGAGCGTCCGGTCAGCTCGCGAGTGCAGCCGGCGCACCCAGCGCCAGGCCGCCCGCGCGCCGATGCCGAAGCCGTACGACGTGGCGAACCCGGCGATGTCGGTCTGGTAGACCGCGATCGACGGCACCCGCAGCCGTCTGGCCGCGGCGAGCCCGCGCGCGCCGACGACGAACGGCGAGGCCAGGTGCACGACGTCCGGGCCGAAATCGGCCAGCGCGGTCAGCACGG
Encoded here:
- a CDS encoding NADH-quinone oxidoreductase subunit D, whose translation is MTINDETTEAEYAEVRDTTEGPVYHVSGGDWDEVLGDAQHDDRMVINMGPQHPSTHGVLRLVLELEGETVTQLRAVVGYLHTGIEKSAEFRNWTQGVTFVTRADYLAPLSNEMAYCLAVEKLLGIKAPPRAEILRVLLLELNRITSHLVFIATGGMDLGATTAMTLGFREREEAMHLLEYLTGLRMNHAFIRPGGLAQDLPEDWAEKVLDFCKIMDKRLPLYDKMFTGQPIWRNRLKDVGVLPLDACLELGVTGPVLRAAGLPWDLRKTEPYSRYDELEFDIPTSTDADSWARYLLRLEEIHQSLRIMKQVAKMAEPGPVMVEDKKIAWPAQLSIGSDGMGNSLGHVKKIMGQSMESLIHHFKLVTEGFHVPPGQVYAPVESPRGEIGAHLVSDGGTRPLRVHLREPSFVNMQAMPAMAEGGLVADLVVVIASIDPVLGGVDR
- a CDS encoding NADH-quinone oxidoreductase subunit C, with the translated sequence MPENPEETPETGGPQSSAERPEAGLEAHGPGAAEPVVAGRERKGMFGVRGSGDTSGYGGLRLPAYSPPPAERPYGGWFDEFADEFMAALADNKIPPSAVLQTTVDRGEITFYVSREHLVDIAKVLRNDPGLRFEMLLAVTGVDYGVDVPQRMHTVYDFLSMTYRRRIRLEITMDMDNLHVPSLVPVYATADWHEREAYDMFGIVFDGHPGLTRIFMPDDWDGFPQRKDYPLGGIPVEYKGAEIPPPDQRRSYS
- a CDS encoding NADH-quinone oxidoreductase subunit B family protein, whose translation is MGLEEKLPNGILLASLEGLVNWARKNSLWPATFGLACCAFEMMSVGGSRYDIARFGMERFSATPRQADLMIVAGRVTQKMAPVLRQIYDQMAEPKWVLSMGVCASSGGMFNNYAVVQGVDHIVPVDMYLPGCPPRPEMLLDAILKLHAKIQDEPINARRAAIRAASGARTELIPSSIKYAKK
- a CDS encoding NADH-quinone oxidoreductase subunit A, translating into MVPVLAQADPGPAAPGLNVYLPLVLLFVLAAGFAVFSVLLGPLVGPKRYNRAKTAAYECGIEPSPQPLVGGGRMPVAYYITAMLFILFDIEMVFLYPFAVNANALGVFGLVEIVLFIVTVGFAYAYVWRRGGLDWN
- a CDS encoding geranylgeranyl reductase family protein; translation: MTTSRRRSPDHDAEVIVVGAGPAGSTVATYLARAGVDVLLLEKTVFPREKVCGDGLTPRGVKQLIDLGLDTSEEAGWVRSRGLRILTGDLTLEFDWPDLTDYPPYGVSRTRHDFDDLLAKTAVKAGARLYERTTVTGAITNASGRVVGVEAKVGPEKTPVSYRAPLVLACDGVSARLALSVGIDKNEKRPMGVAVRRYYKSPKHDDPFIEGHLELWDRSDPRDPKLLPGYGWAFPLGDGTVNVGLGMLSTSASFRNTDYRALLRQWLDGTPEEWGYREENAIGKVGGAGLPMGFNRTPHYRDGLLLLGDAGGMVSPFNGEGISAAMESAQLAAEAVVQALARPEGPSRERALEGYPRAVGELMGGYYRLGNVFAKLIGKPKIMHAATKYGLRVNKLLPLVYKGLSGCYDARGGDGVDRLIAALARATPSPR
- a CDS encoding demethylmenaquinone methyltransferase, translating into MPRASLDKDPHEVAAMFDGVASGYDRANSFMTFGFDRRWRTTTARVLDAKPGEKVLDLAAGTGVSTVEYARGGAWCLAADFSVGMLKAGLHRNVPMVAADAMCLPFADDSFDAVTISLALRNFVDTKGALAEILRVVKPGGRLVICEVSTPSFAPIRFIYRRFILKLLTWVGSRSSTNPEAYSYLAESMLAWPDQRGLGEIIASAGWTEVEWLNLTFGVVAIHRARKPA
- a CDS encoding DUF4386 domain-containing protein — its product is MTRQQGGPPLLAPALAFGVLTVASAVLGAAGTRPDSSAAEVAAYIGGNQGVVQLLAFAVFGASVPLAVWAATAYRRQRRLGVAAPGAVIGLTGGVLSAAALAMSGLITWTAAQASDTPAVARALTSLAFASGGPGFVVPLALLIAGIAVPALFLNLLPRWLSIAGLVVAAAAVLASLSLLTPALYPLIPVGRFGGLAWLIAASVLLPRDRAARTD
- a CDS encoding MarR family winged helix-turn-helix transcriptional regulator, with protein sequence MQGPPTFGSAFLLAQLGAHATQRFAERVADLGLTPPQTGLLRAIARRPGESQQVLAAELGTPPTRLVALVDGLEQQGLIERRRNPQDRRLYAVFLSDKGQETMAALAKAAAAHEDEMMAALSTEERSVLRGLLGRVAEDCGLTPGIHPGYRG
- a CDS encoding glycosyltransferase — encoded protein: MHIVQLANFYGPRSGGLRTALNHLGAGYVASGHRVTLVVPGRRYAVESLPTGVCRYSLPALQIPGTGGYRAVDPQRVRAVLRRLEPDRLEVSDRLTLRGMGVWARRNGVPSMVISHERLDRLLEQFLLPGAMARHVADVANRRMAASYDTVVCTTAFAHAEFERIAAPNVRRVPLGVDLATFAPSMRDSGWRTALAGGADALIVHCGRLSPEKHVERSVDTVAELTESGARVRLVIAGDGPRRRALERRARGLPVTFLGFLAGRGDVARLLASADVSLAPGPHETFGLAALEALASGTPVVVSASSALREIVRPGCGAAVDDYAPAFASAVTGLLDSPEELRRAAARARAEEFAWPNSVRGMLAALG
- a CDS encoding glycosyltransferase family 4 protein — its product is MTNSVLRVVEHLVESAHDVLVVAPGPGPASYRGAPVVRIPALDFPGVNSLPIGLPTRTVLTALADFGPDVVHLASPFVVGARGLAAARRLRVPSIAVYQTDIAGFATSYGFGIGARAAWRWVRRLHSRADRTLAPSSDSIEQLKLHGVPRVHRWARGVDISRFSPVHADPALRAELAPNGELLVGFVGRLAPEKEVDRLTVLAGMPGVRVVVIGDGPELPALRERLPGAAFLGAKYGDELSVAYASLDVFVHTGPHETFCQAVQEAMASGLPVLAPDAGGPKDLVLPGRTGYLLPADRESFGPALVSKVDDLRDAALRARLGEKARKVVLGRTWPAVCRELVGHYEAVQGRVARAA